A window from Lachnoanaerobaculum umeaense encodes these proteins:
- a CDS encoding protein-ADP-ribose hydrolase produces MNQNERLDYLIEAFKEDSGEYRNLKVPVDTDGKKRILRSLMNIRMPREMNIEVLKIQDEYLREAINENGIVYISDIDKAEDNISIWQGDITRLKVDAIVNAANSQMLGCFIPMHTCIDNCIHTFAGVELRNECNKKMNQLKIRYGRDYEQPTAIPMLTDAYNLPAKKIVHIVGPIVQGGLSKRNEEDLKNCYKNTLDLCVENGLRSVAFCCVSTGVFHFPNKRAAEIAVATVREWLKENRGKMDLVIFNVFKDEDKKYYEKEVSV; encoded by the coding sequence ATGAATCAAAATGAAAGACTTGATTATCTTATAGAAGCTTTTAAAGAAGACTCAGGAGAGTATAGGAACTTAAAAGTACCTGTAGATACAGACGGGAAGAAAAGAATACTACGTTCTCTTATGAATATCAGAATGCCGAGGGAAATGAATATTGAGGTATTAAAAATACAAGATGAATATCTTAGAGAAGCTATAAATGAAAACGGTATAGTATATATTTCCGATATAGATAAAGCAGAAGACAATATCTCTATATGGCAGGGAGATATTACAAGGCTGAAGGTGGATGCAATAGTTAATGCTGCAAACTCACAGATGCTTGGTTGCTTTATTCCCATGCATACCTGTATTGATAATTGTATACATACATTTGCCGGTGTGGAACTTAGAAATGAATGTAACAAAAAAATGAATCAGCTGAAGATCCGCTATGGCAGAGATTATGAACAACCTACAGCAATTCCTATGCTCACAGATGCTTATAATCTTCCTGCAAAAAAGATTGTTCATATAGTCGGCCCTATTGTACAAGGGGGACTTAGCAAAAGGAATGAGGAAGATCTTAAAAACTGTTATAAAAACACTTTAGATCTTTGCGTTGAAAACGGATTGAGAAGCGTGGCATTTTGCTGTGTATCCACCGGAGTATTTCATTTTCCGAATAAAAGAGCAGCCGAAATTGCAGTAGCAACTGTAAGAGAATGGTTAAAAGAAAATCGAGGTAAAATGGACCTTGTAATATTTAATGTATTTAAGGATGAAGATAAGAAATATTACGAGAAAGAAGTTTCAGTATAA
- a CDS encoding methylated-DNA--[protein]-cysteine S-methyltransferase, which yields MRTKEEACSFGLEFENTYLDKPFRKADWQLIRIKDTKKAFLCVYERDGFVNLNVKVDPAWRDFWRNTYLSVIPGYHQNKEHWNTIILDGSIREDDIRRMIAESYDLVTDSPTKRIYEAVKRIPKGKVATYGKVAEMAGNKKMSRAVGNALHKNPDPENIPCFRVVNSKGELAPEFAFGGMGEQRKLLEAEGIEVKDNKVDLSKYGLE from the coding sequence GTGAGAACAAAAGAAGAGGCCTGTAGTTTCGGCTTAGAATTTGAAAATACATATTTGGACAAACCTTTTAGAAAAGCCGACTGGCAACTCATAAGGATAAAGGATACCAAGAAAGCTTTTCTTTGTGTATATGAAAGAGACGGTTTTGTAAATTTAAATGTGAAAGTTGATCCTGCTTGGAGAGACTTTTGGAGAAATACCTACCTTTCTGTTATTCCGGGATATCATCAAAATAAGGAACACTGGAATACTATCATACTTGACGGTAGTATAAGGGAAGATGATATAAGGAGAATGATTGCCGAAAGCTATGACTTGGTAACTGACTCGCCTACAAAAAGAATCTACGAGGCGGTTAAGAGAATACCGAAAGGTAAGGTAGCAACCTATGGCAAGGTAGCGGAGATGGCAGGAAATAAAAAGATGTCCAGAGCGGTAGGAAATGCTCTTCATAAAAACCCCGATCCTGAAAATATTCCTTGCTTTCGTGTAGTAAATTCAAAAGGGGAGCTTGCACCGGAATTTGCCTTTGGAGGAATGGGAGAACAGCGAAAGCTTCTTGAGGCAGAGGGAATAGAAGTTAAAGATAATAAAGTAGATCTATCAAAGTATGGTTTAGAATAG
- a CDS encoding nuclear transport factor 2 family protein produces the protein MSNKMDNAKNLYIRGIQDGEIDEVLSNYMGESYTQHSTGVGEGKEGFRAFFLDFFKRNPRREIQIVRAIEDGDFVFLHVLQNLNDGSVKWITMDVFRANEAGKIVEHWDVIDAYPESIVNEDPILGEFCVKDLEKTESNKKTIRLFLTEVLQNKELDKYHDYVSNDIIEHSQWIQQENTDFKEAVKKFGVYYDFVFKVIGQGDHVVAYSQVIVDGKAYAIFDLFRLKDGKIVEHWDNREIVPSRDELTNSGKF, from the coding sequence ATGTCAAATAAAATGGATAATGCTAAGAACTTATATATAAGAGGTATACAGGATGGAGAAATTGATGAAGTATTATCAAATTATATGGGGGAGAGCTATACGCAGCACAGTACAGGAGTGGGGGAAGGAAAAGAAGGCTTTAGAGCATTTTTCTTGGACTTCTTTAAAAGAAATCCAAGGAGAGAGATACAAATAGTTCGTGCAATAGAGGATGGAGATTTTGTTTTCCTGCATGTTTTACAAAACTTAAATGACGGTAGTGTAAAATGGATAACTATGGATGTTTTCAGAGCAAATGAAGCAGGAAAAATAGTGGAGCATTGGGATGTTATAGACGCTTATCCTGAAAGTATTGTTAATGAAGATCCGATATTGGGTGAGTTTTGTGTAAAAGATTTAGAAAAAACTGAAAGCAATAAGAAGACAATAAGATTATTTCTTACCGAGGTATTGCAGAATAAGGAATTGGATAAATATCATGACTATGTATCAAATGATATTATTGAGCACAGTCAGTGGATACAGCAAGAAAATACAGACTTTAAAGAAGCTGTCAAAAAGTTCGGAGTATACTATGATTTTGTTTTTAAAGTTATCGGACAAGGTGATCATGTAGTTGCATATTCTCAAGTGATAGTTGATGGAAAAGCGTATGCAATATTTGATTTATTCAGATTAAAAGACGGGAAAATAGTGGAACACTGGGATAATAGAGAAATAGTACCTTCAAGGGATGAATTAACAAATTCAGGTAAGTTTTAG
- a CDS encoding putative ABC transporter permease: MKLFSGADLIIYFFIYGILAWVLNTVIYSLKEQKYINTGVLNIPIIVCPALIMILMIIVSSGKNVSYYGMLMMAFIDYFILDKMGLFFSQRLILKKEINSLRDGYGKSLKLSCINAIIVVGICFVLLKTLHPIVFSFVSLIPVIIVNIIALILAFLLIMDTVAIYIFVRKYPMQSMNSNIAKKKNTFGEWISKNIWKRIYKLYPSLLSDDFEDSNKGISDADKLLEEKGIIFARGINVAKLIWVLFISSLIGDIVETIYVLIVGHELMRRSSFVLGPFSLVWGLGAVILTLALSKVKRQNNLSIFISGFLFGGVFEYLCSVFTEVFFGMKFWDYSYMPFNIDGRTNLLFMFFWGIVALVWFKFIYPPFSKFIEKIPPVTGSVLAVFIALFFICNGTVTSMVMIRTTDRKKHPEARNVIEQFIDNEYPNEVVRKLWPNMNFLEE; the protein is encoded by the coding sequence ATGAAGTTATTTAGTGGTGCAGATCTAATTATATATTTCTTTATATACGGGATTTTGGCTTGGGTACTGAATACAGTTATATACAGTTTAAAAGAACAAAAGTATATTAACACAGGTGTACTGAATATTCCGATAATCGTATGTCCTGCTTTAATTATGATTTTGATGATCATAGTGTCATCAGGAAAAAATGTCAGTTATTACGGAATGCTTATGATGGCTTTTATAGATTATTTTATACTGGATAAGATGGGACTGTTTTTCTCGCAAAGGCTTATTTTAAAAAAGGAAATAAACTCTTTGAGGGATGGCTATGGTAAGAGTTTGAAGCTTAGTTGTATAAATGCAATTATAGTGGTAGGTATATGTTTTGTACTTTTAAAAACTCTACATCCAATAGTATTTTCCTTTGTATCGCTGATACCTGTAATAATAGTAAATATAATTGCTCTTATATTGGCATTTCTTTTAATAATGGATACGGTAGCTATTTATATTTTTGTCAGAAAATATCCTATGCAAAGTATGAACAGCAATATAGCTAAGAAGAAAAATACTTTTGGAGAATGGATTTCAAAGAATATCTGGAAGAGAATTTATAAGCTTTATCCAAGTCTGTTATCAGATGATTTTGAAGACAGCAATAAAGGTATTTCAGATGCAGATAAATTACTTGAAGAAAAGGGTATTATATTTGCAAGGGGAATAAATGTAGCAAAGCTTATTTGGGTACTTTTTATATCCTCACTTATTGGAGATATTGTAGAAACTATATATGTACTTATTGTAGGACATGAACTTATGAGACGCTCAAGTTTTGTACTTGGACCTTTCAGTCTGGTGTGGGGACTTGGTGCGGTAATACTTACCTTAGCACTTTCAAAAGTAAAAAGACAGAATAATCTGTCTATATTTATATCAGGTTTCTTGTTTGGAGGAGTATTTGAATATCTATGCTCCGTGTTTACTGAAGTATTCTTCGGTATGAAGTTTTGGGACTATTCATATATGCCTTTTAATATTGATGGTAGAACAAATCTTTTGTTTATGTTCTTTTGGGGCATAGTGGCTTTGGTATGGTTTAAATTTATATATCCACCTTTTTCAAAGTTTATAGAGAAAATCCCACCGGTAACAGGCTCAGTCCTTGCAGTGTTTATAGCACTGTTTTTTATCTGTAACGGGACAGTTACATCAATGGTGATGATAAGAACTACAGACAGAAAAAAACACCCTGAAGCAAGGAATGTAATAGAGCAGTTTATAGACAATGAGTATCCGAATGAAGTGGTAAGAAAACTTTGGCCGAATATGAACTTTTTGGAGGAGTAA
- a CDS encoding ABC transporter permease yields MKQISLNKSISIEFTKNKFLISLSLLFIVTGLNYFYISYGDLPKGQEWQMIFSSIPFLNTMLISIMMSVLASRCIDIENKGNMWNTLPTLESRKKLFSSKLLFGFIHIALFCFIQTIMILYLGIKFMIGGGFPIFALLQTEFAEIIFGMIIFQLQCLLSLKFRNQFAALSIAFGGTLAGVFIAFVSKAALTPWSVLFSLSTVTMDYDSATRDMLLSWNAIDIKTIFISFLYFFTTYKLSLSVFNNPETGNFKIAHVHRISKNSHTILPVELIKMKRNPVWIPFALIPLISAGIGIINFLSNQGVLSFDWADLWTQESLFLGMFFLSPLIAILASLDFRMEHLGTNWNIMLTSSSRFKVLKDKWLTVAVISTICMLWISFIYIVSGKLIGITGSIPKEFYLRIFASILCIIAVSSFQCLLSLIIPSFAIPVGLAFLGNILGLLLTVKGFFYATPFSMLIYSMGSTNITGEINLPVVIITCLLYIFISFAIGLLYLNRTDIKTGR; encoded by the coding sequence ATGAAACAAATAAGTTTAAATAAATCAATATCCATTGAATTTACAAAAAATAAATTCCTGATTTCCTTATCATTATTATTTATTGTAACAGGACTAAACTATTTCTACATCTCATATGGAGATTTACCTAAAGGACAGGAATGGCAAATGATTTTCAGTTCAATTCCGTTTTTGAATACAATGCTGATTTCCATTATGATGTCGGTACTGGCAAGCAGATGTATTGATATAGAAAATAAAGGAAATATGTGGAATACTCTTCCCACACTGGAAAGCAGGAAAAAACTCTTTTCTTCCAAACTTTTATTCGGCTTTATACATATAGCTTTATTTTGTTTTATACAGACAATAATGATTTTGTATTTAGGTATTAAATTCATGATTGGTGGAGGATTCCCAATTTTTGCATTACTTCAGACTGAATTTGCAGAGATTATTTTCGGAATGATTATATTTCAGCTTCAATGTCTGCTGTCTTTGAAGTTCAGGAATCAATTTGCAGCGCTTTCAATTGCTTTTGGAGGCACACTTGCAGGTGTATTCATTGCTTTTGTAAGTAAAGCGGCACTTACTCCATGGTCCGTACTTTTTTCTTTAAGTACCGTTACTATGGATTATGACTCTGCTACAAGAGATATGCTGCTTTCATGGAATGCAATAGATATAAAAACGATATTTATAAGCTTTTTATATTTCTTTACTACATATAAGCTTAGTCTGTCGGTATTTAATAATCCTGAAACAGGTAATTTTAAGATTGCCCATGTACATAGAATAAGCAAAAATTCTCATACCATATTGCCTGTAGAGCTTATCAAGATGAAGCGAAACCCAGTATGGATTCCATTTGCATTGATTCCGTTGATTTCTGCAGGTATCGGTATTATAAATTTCCTTTCAAATCAAGGAGTATTATCATTTGACTGGGCGGATCTTTGGACACAGGAGTCATTATTTTTAGGTATGTTCTTCCTGTCACCTTTAATTGCCATACTTGCAAGCCTTGATTTTCGTATGGAACATCTTGGAACCAACTGGAATATAATGCTTACATCAAGTTCACGCTTCAAAGTATTAAAAGATAAATGGCTTACCGTAGCTGTCATTTCAACTATTTGTATGTTATGGATTTCATTTATCTATATTGTTTCAGGAAAGCTTATCGGGATTACAGGAAGCATACCGAAAGAATTCTATTTAAGAATCTTTGCAAGTATACTTTGTATAATTGCCGTTTCAAGCTTTCAGTGTTTACTTTCACTGATAATACCTTCATTTGCAATACCTGTCGGCCTTGCCTTCCTTGGAAATATTTTAGGGCTTCTACTCACAGTAAAGGGATTTTTCTATGCAACACCTTTTTCAATGCTTATATACTCTATGGGCAGCACAAATATAACCGGTGAAATAAATCTACCTGTTGTAATAATAACTTGTTTACTCTATATTTTTATTTCTTTTGCCATAGGATTGCTTTATCTGAACAGAACTGATATAAAAACGGGGAGGTAG
- a CDS encoding Rrf2 family transcriptional regulator has product MQISSRFTIALHIFACVEYFKDKEKITSDFLSGSIRSNPVIIRNILSQLKKAGLINVVRGTGGIEIIKDPSEITFYDVYKAVEAVKEDGLFHFHEEPNPACPVGKNIHGILDGKLSEIQDAMENKMKTYTILDIEKGIKEI; this is encoded by the coding sequence ATGCAGATATCAAGCAGATTTACCATAGCATTACATATTTTTGCATGTGTAGAATATTTTAAAGATAAAGAGAAGATAACCAGTGACTTTCTATCAGGTAGTATAAGGTCAAATCCGGTAATTATCAGAAACATTCTTTCTCAGTTAAAGAAAGCCGGACTTATAAATGTAGTCAGAGGAACCGGAGGTATAGAGATTATAAAAGATCCGTCAGAGATAACATTTTATGATGTTTATAAGGCGGTTGAAGCAGTAAAGGAAGATGGACTGTTTCATTTCCATGAGGAGCCAAATCCTGCTTGCCCTGTAGGGAAAAATATACATGGAATATTGGACGGTAAGCTTAGTGAAATACAGGATGCTATGGAAAACAAGATGAAAACCTATACTATTTTGGATATTGAAAAGGGTATAAAAGAGATTTAA
- a CDS encoding SIR2 family NAD-dependent protein deacylase, translating into MDKVFAKRPNGYQDSISKGIAAAHYFRGRASYGKGGMDAQIKRLKEEIENADAILIGAGAGLSTSAGFTYTGERFDKYFFDFAKTFGIKDIYSGGFYPFPKKEIFWAWWARHIYFNRYVDAPKPVYKDLFNLVKDKDYFVITTNVDHQFQRAGFDKKRLFYTQGDYGLFQSTNPDCKYTFDNKVWVEKALKAQGFIRNDKNEFIVPVNKDILMEIPTELIPKTQEGDDVTTNLRADDTFVEDGGWHNASSNYADFIRRHENLHILFLELGVGANTPVIIKYPFWQMTYDNKKAIYACLNYGEAFCPEKINDRSICIDGDIGEILSQLKEK; encoded by the coding sequence ATGGACAAGGTTTTTGCTAAAAGACCAAACGGTTATCAAGACTCAATATCTAAGGGAATAGCTGCGGCACACTACTTTAGAGGTAGAGCTTCATATGGTAAAGGCGGCATGGATGCTCAGATAAAAAGACTTAAAGAAGAAATAGAAAATGCCGATGCGATTTTGATTGGAGCCGGTGCAGGCCTCTCTACATCTGCGGGCTTTACATACACCGGTGAAAGATTTGATAAGTATTTCTTTGATTTTGCAAAGACTTTCGGTATAAAAGATATATATTCAGGCGGTTTTTATCCGTTTCCGAAGAAAGAGATATTTTGGGCATGGTGGGCAAGGCATATTTATTTTAACAGATATGTTGATGCGCCAAAACCTGTATATAAGGACTTATTTAACTTGGTTAAGGATAAGGACTACTTTGTAATTACCACAAATGTAGACCATCAGTTTCAAAGAGCAGGATTTGATAAGAAAAGACTTTTCTACACTCAGGGAGATTACGGACTTTTTCAAAGTACAAATCCGGATTGCAAATATACCTTTGATAATAAAGTGTGGGTAGAAAAAGCCTTAAAAGCGCAGGGATTTATCAGAAATGATAAGAATGAGTTTATTGTACCTGTGAATAAAGATATTCTTATGGAAATACCTACTGAACTTATACCGAAAACTCAGGAAGGTGATGATGTGACTACAAATCTTCGAGCTGATGATACTTTTGTAGAGGATGGAGGCTGGCATAATGCTTCAAGTAATTATGCTGATTTTATAAGAAGACATGAAAACCTGCATATACTCTTTTTAGAACTTGGAGTAGGAGCAAATACTCCTGTAATTATAAAATATCCTTTCTGGCAGATGACATATGACAATAAAAAGGCGATATATGCCTGTTTAAATTATGGAGAAGCCTTCTGCCCTGAGAAGATAAATGATAGAAGTATCTGTATTGACGGGGATATTGGAGAAATTCTATCACAGCTTAAAGAAAAGTGA
- a CDS encoding ABC transporter permease/substrate-binding protein, whose translation MLKEIGILVSTKWDFFGKLLIQHIEISIIAVLIAIVLGGIVGIAISEYQKSAKLILGAINFLYTIPSISMLGFLIPFSGIGNVTAIIALTIYALLPMVRNTYTGMINVDAGILEAAKGMGSTKKQILLRVQIPLAMPVIVSGIRNMVTMTIALTGIASFIGAGGLGVAIYRGITTNNAAMTVTGSLLIAVLALTVDFILGFVEKRMMKHGKEARKQNKLMAVTALVLIACVVITGLIPGKNKNVIHLATKPMTEQYILGEMLKLYIEKDTNLTVDITQGVGGGTSNIEPAMESGEFDLYPEYTGTGWNMVLKHTGQYSEEQFDDLQKEYQEELGLTWDVMLGFNNTYGIAIKKDIAEENNIKTYSDLQKLNGQLILGAEYDFFERQDGFDMLCKTYDLKFASTSDMDMGLKYQAINSGKIDIMPVNTTDGQLAQANVVLLEDDKAMYPSYQAGMVVREDVLKEYPQIHEALQKFDRLISESDIQRMNYEVETEKKEPKNVARAFLLEKGLLE comes from the coding sequence ATGTTAAAGGAAATAGGAATATTAGTAAGTACAAAATGGGATTTTTTTGGAAAACTTTTGATACAACACATTGAAATTTCAATCATTGCGGTTTTAATTGCAATAGTTTTAGGTGGTATAGTTGGAATTGCAATCAGCGAATATCAAAAAAGTGCGAAGCTTATACTGGGAGCTATCAATTTTTTATATACGATTCCATCTATTTCAATGCTCGGTTTTTTAATACCGTTTTCAGGAATAGGTAATGTCACTGCCATCATTGCTTTAACTATATATGCACTGCTTCCGATGGTAAGAAATACTTATACAGGAATGATAAATGTAGATGCAGGTATTTTAGAAGCAGCTAAAGGAATGGGAAGTACAAAAAAGCAAATACTTCTTAGAGTACAAATACCTCTTGCTATGCCGGTTATAGTATCAGGTATTAGAAATATGGTCACTATGACTATTGCACTTACAGGTATTGCCTCATTTATAGGAGCAGGTGGACTTGGAGTAGCTATTTACAGAGGTATTACAACAAATAATGCGGCAATGACTGTAACAGGAAGCTTATTGATTGCTGTTTTGGCGTTGACTGTAGATTTTATATTGGGATTCGTTGAAAAAAGAATGATGAAGCATGGTAAGGAAGCAAGAAAGCAGAATAAATTAATGGCTGTAACAGCATTGGTTTTAATTGCTTGTGTAGTTATTACAGGACTTATCCCCGGAAAAAATAAGAATGTAATTCATCTTGCAACCAAACCTATGACAGAACAATATATTCTGGGAGAAATGTTGAAACTTTATATAGAGAAAGATACAAATCTAACTGTTGATATTACGCAAGGAGTGGGTGGAGGAACATCAAATATTGAGCCGGCTATGGAGAGTGGAGAATTTGATCTCTATCCTGAATATACCGGAACAGGCTGGAATATGGTATTAAAGCACACAGGACAATACAGTGAAGAACAGTTTGATGATTTACAAAAAGAGTATCAGGAAGAGCTTGGACTTACATGGGATGTGATGCTTGGTTTTAACAATACTTATGGTATCGCTATAAAAAAAGATATTGCAGAAGAAAACAATATAAAAACATACTCGGATTTACAAAAATTAAACGGGCAGTTAATTCTCGGTGCAGAATATGATTTCTTTGAGCGTCAGGACGGATTTGACATGTTATGTAAAACATATGATCTTAAATTCGCTTCAACAAGTGATATGGATATGGGATTAAAGTATCAAGCTATCAACAGTGGTAAAATAGATATAATGCCTGTAAATACTACAGACGGACAGCTGGCACAAGCTAATGTGGTATTGCTGGAGGATGACAAAGCAATGTATCCTTCTTATCAGGCAGGAATGGTAGTAAGAGAAGATGTATTAAAAGAATATCCACAGATTCATGAAGCATTACAAAAGTTTGACAGACTGATAAGTGAATCTGATATACAAAGAATGAATTATGAGGTTGAGACTGAAAAGAAAGAACCTAAAAATGTTGCAAGGGCATTCTTATTAGAAAAGGGGCTTTTAGAATAG
- a CDS encoding ABC transporter ATP-binding protein gives MSTAIEFSHIRKSYGDTVIIPDLNLQVEKGEFVTIVGSSGCGKTTALKMINGLYEPTSGDIFVNGENIKNIDMINLRRSIGYAIQGSVLFPNMTVEENISYVPRLWNKNDKEKTKKAVDKWMEVIGLDSSMKDRYPSELSGGQQQRVGIARALAASPDILLMDEPFGAVDAITREQLQNELKSLHKKTGITILFVTHDIEEALKLGTKVLVLYKGEIEQYAKPCDIVQNPSTDFVKKLVEKQRRACNLPDERLMECEYCGANIVS, from the coding sequence ATGTCAACAGCTATTGAATTTTCGCATATAAGAAAAAGTTATGGAGATACGGTAATTATTCCGGATTTGAATTTACAAGTAGAAAAGGGTGAGTTTGTAACTATAGTCGGTTCTTCAGGCTGTGGAAAAACTACAGCACTAAAGATGATAAACGGACTCTATGAACCGACCTCCGGAGATATTTTCGTGAATGGAGAAAATATTAAAAATATTGATATGATCAATCTTAGAAGAAGTATCGGATATGCTATTCAGGGAAGTGTATTATTTCCCAATATGACTGTAGAAGAAAATATTTCCTATGTCCCAAGACTTTGGAATAAAAATGATAAAGAAAAGACTAAAAAGGCAGTGGATAAATGGATGGAAGTAATAGGTCTGGACTCATCTATGAAAGACAGATATCCTTCTGAATTATCAGGCGGTCAGCAGCAGAGAGTAGGAATTGCGAGAGCATTGGCGGCATCTCCGGATATATTGCTTATGGATGAGCCGTTTGGAGCTGTAGATGCTATTACCAGAGAACAGCTACAAAATGAGTTGAAGTCTTTGCATAAGAAAACAGGTATTACAATATTATTTGTTACACATGATATTGAAGAAGCATTAAAGCTTGGAACAAAAGTTTTGGTTCTTTATAAGGGTGAGATAGAGCAGTATGCAAAACCATGTGATATAGTACAAAATCCGTCTACAGATTTTGTAAAAAAACTTGTAGAAAAACAAAGAAGGGCTTGCAACTTACCCGATGAGAGACTTATGGAATGCGAGTATTGCGGTGCAAATATAGTTTCATAA
- a CDS encoding DMT family transporter produces the protein MKKSGKSIAVIMALLAATFYAINTPFSKILLEKVTPTFMASFLYLGAGIGVGIMYLLNSKKEKKIEKLSKTDLPYTVGMIVLDILAPIFLMIGINIGSASNASLLGNFEIVATTLIAILIFKEVVTSRLWIAIGFITFSSIVLSFEGSGSFKFSLGSLFVILATCCWGLENNCTRMISDKSTYEIVILKGIFSGTGSFIIAIILGENIPGIKYIFISMLLGFVAYGLSIFLYIRAQRELGAAKTSAYYAIAPFIGTFLSFAVDGDRLSEVYFIGLIFMIIGSVIVVCDTMLKNHIHYHIHTIVHTHNGSTHKHVIKHEHNHSHLGSQEKHCHNHDDYINSMEHKRMHESGV, from the coding sequence ATGAAAAAGAGCGGAAAAAGTATAGCGGTCATTATGGCATTACTTGCGGCAACATTCTATGCAATAAATACTCCCTTTTCAAAAATTCTGTTGGAAAAAGTTACACCTACATTTATGGCTTCTTTTTTGTATCTTGGAGCAGGAATAGGTGTAGGTATAATGTATCTGCTTAATTCAAAAAAAGAGAAGAAAATTGAAAAGCTGTCAAAAACAGATTTACCATATACTGTCGGAATGATTGTGCTTGATATTTTGGCACCTATATTTTTAATGATTGGAATAAATATAGGCTCGGCTTCAAATGCTTCGCTACTTGGTAACTTTGAAATTGTAGCAACCACGCTCATTGCTATTTTAATATTCAAAGAGGTTGTAACATCAAGATTGTGGATTGCCATAGGATTTATTACATTTTCAAGTATAGTTCTCTCATTTGAAGGAAGCGGAAGTTTTAAATTCTCTTTAGGTTCATTGTTTGTAATACTTGCAACATGTTGTTGGGGACTTGAAAACAACTGTACAAGAATGATTTCGGATAAGAGTACATATGAGATAGTGATATTAAAAGGAATCTTTTCCGGTACAGGTTCATTTATAATAGCAATTATACTTGGAGAAAATATACCCGGAATAAAATATATTTTTATTTCAATGTTGCTTGGATTTGTGGCATATGGTCTCAGTATATTTTTATATATAAGAGCACAGAGAGAGTTGGGCGCCGCCAAAACAAGTGCATACTATGCCATAGCCCCTTTTATAGGTACTTTTTTATCATTTGCGGTAGACGGTGACAGATTGTCAGAAGTTTATTTTATCGGACTTATCTTTATGATAATCGGAAGTGTGATTGTAGTATGTGATACAATGTTAAAAAATCATATTCACTATCATATACATACTATTGTTCATACACATAACGGCTCAACACATAAGCATGTAATTAAGCACGAGCATAATCACTCTCATTTGGGTTCACAAGAAAAGCATTGTCATAATCATGATGATTATATAAACAGTATGGAGCATAAAAGAATGCATGAGTCGGGTGTATAG